A portion of the Chlamydia avium 10DC88 genome contains these proteins:
- a CDS encoding toxin-antitoxin system YwqK family antitoxin codes for MYALTFPCFIYGSILKQDASVMKETFRNNYGIIVSGKDWVKRGCDGTITKILKDGSILYETYTHGLLHGKVTQTFPHSTTLAVIKTYDQGQLISCKTFFSNGLPSQEEIFQEDGALSITRWPDNNNNDTIAEPYFKETTHNGRVIEGNYSSFNGKYSSSIHNGEGIRSTFSVNNVLLSEETFTDGVMVKKTTFYPTRDPETITHYTNGQPHGLRLTYLPGGIPNTIEEWRYGYQDGTTTVFKNGCKVAEIPFIKGIKEGFELRYNENEIIAEEVSWKNNCLHGMRKIYAAGVYKCEWYHRGRLVSKSKFERLNNAG; via the coding sequence ATTTACGCGCTTACTTTCCCGTGTTTTATTTATGGATCTATTCTAAAGCAAGATGCCTCCGTCATGAAGGAAACATTCCGGAATAACTATGGAATCATTGTCTCGGGGAAAGATTGGGTAAAACGTGGTTGTGATGGAACAATTACCAAAATACTAAAAGACGGATCGATACTCTATGAAACCTATACTCATGGTCTCCTCCATGGGAAGGTAACACAAACCTTTCCACACTCCACAACTCTTGCTGTAATCAAAACTTATGATCAAGGGCAGTTAATTTCTTGTAAGACTTTCTTTTCCAACGGCCTACCATCTCAAGAAGAAATTTTCCAAGAAGATGGAGCACTCAGCATCACACGGTGGCCTGATAATAACAATAACGATACTATTGCTGAGCCTTATTTCAAAGAAACAACACATAATGGTCGTGTAATTGAAGGAAATTATTCCTCGTTCAATGGGAAATATTCTTCTTCTATTCACAATGGAGAAGGCATTCGCTCTACATTTTCTGTAAATAATGTCCTCCTTTCTGAAGAGACGTTTACCGATGGTGTTATGGTAAAAAAAACTACTTTCTATCCAACACGAGATCCTGAAACCATCACACATTATACCAACGGTCAACCCCATGGACTTCGCCTTACCTATCTCCCTGGAGGGATCCCAAACACTATCGAAGAATGGCGATATGGCTATCAAGATGGGACAACAACAGTATTTAAAAATGGCTGTAAAGTAGCAGAAATCCCCTTTATTAAAGGTATTAAAGAAGGATTCGAGCTCCGCTATAATGAAAATGAAATCATAGCTGAAGAGGTTTCCTGGAAAAATAATTGCCTACATGGAATGCGAAAAATTTATGCTGCAGGTGTCTACAAATGTGAATGGTACCATCGTGGTCGCCTAGTTTCGAAATCAAAATTCGAAAGACTCAATAACGCGGGATAA